The nucleotide window GCCCGCCAATTATTTATAGACAAAGGGTATCAAGCCACGTCTATTCAGGATATTTTAAACTATAGCGGTATCTCTAAAGGCACATTTTATAACTATTTTTCTTCCAAAAATGAATTATTAATCACACTTTTTAAAATGATTTATAAAAAACTTGACTATGATCGCAGTGAATTACTCATTGGGGAAGACCCCTCAAACATCGAAATCTTTATCAAGCAAGTGGAATTGCAATTGAAAATGACCCGGACGAATAAGTTATTATTTCTTTTCGAAGAGGTATTTGTTTCAAATGATGAAGAGCTTAAGCAATTAATTAGAGAAGGACAATTAAGGAATCTTCGCTGGGTATACAATCGCTTCATCGATCTCTTTGGTGAGAGCAAAAAGCCCTTTTTGTTAGATTGTGCGGTTATGTTTAACGGAATTCTACTCCACAACCTAAAATTTAACGGGATGGCGAAAAAGTCAAATACGAAGAGTATCGATAAAATTGTCCGATACAGTGTGGGGCGGATAACGCAAGTGGTAAATGAGGTAGCAGAAGCGGACGAACAATTACTAAATCCTGAACTTCTGGATCAATGGCTGCCGAACTGTCAGAAAAGCAGCAAGTTTTTCCAGCAGGAGCTCTATCACACAATCCTATTAGTTAAAAAGTCCCTTTGCCAAAAAGATGATCAGTTCAAAAACGATGAATTATTAGACTTTATTCATGATGAACTATTGAACAACAAGAAACCGCGAAAATATCTTGTTGAAAGTGCCATATCAACATTGAATTCGAAAAAAGATATCATGGAAGAGAAAAGTTTCCAAAAGCTTATTCATCTGATTGAGTCATTTTTTAAGGATATAGAAGAAGACAACTAACCCCCAAACCTTTTGCGATTTGGGGGTTATCTTTTATCTGGATCTTCTTCGATTACGCAAAAATGCCGGTATATCAAGAGAATCGTCTTGGTCCTGCGATTGCGAATGGTGAGAGTTCCCCTGTTCTACTTCAGGCTGATACCATTGCTGTTCATTTCCTTGAATTGGTTCTTCCTGGATGACTTTTGAACGACTGGAAGGGGTCCTTCCTTCTTTTGTGATAGTCGGAGATTGAGTTTTGGATGTGCGATCATACTCCACAAAGCCTGTAGCAATAACCGTAATCATTATTTCTTCCTTTAGGCTCTCGTTAATGATGGAACCAAAAATCATGTTCAATTCCTTATCCGCTGCAGATGCAACAATATCAGCTGCCTCTTGTACTTCGTAGAGACTTAGATTGCTACCG belongs to Neobacillus sp. OS1-2 and includes:
- a CDS encoding TetR/AcrR family transcriptional regulator, coding for MNDRKQHVIDAARQLFIDKGYQATSIQDILNYSGISKGTFYNYFSSKNELLITLFKMIYKKLDYDRSELLIGEDPSNIEIFIKQVELQLKMTRTNKLLFLFEEVFVSNDEELKQLIREGQLRNLRWVYNRFIDLFGESKKPFLLDCAVMFNGILLHNLKFNGMAKKSNTKSIDKIVRYSVGRITQVVNEVAEADEQLLNPELLDQWLPNCQKSSKFFQQELYHTILLVKKSLCQKDDQFKNDELLDFIHDELLNNKKPRKYLVESAISTLNSKKDIMEEKSFQKLIHLIESFFKDIEEDN